The following coding sequences are from one Methanosarcina sp. WWM596 window:
- a CDS encoding winged helix-turn-helix domain-containing protein, translating into MKLELLGTLFLSDKRKDLLLLLMEEPRNIDDIKNILNVTSSAIMTQVKILISQGLIIHEDDLYKLSDIGKVVVKKMRPLLNTLGVFSEHMDYWENHNINAIPVPLLDRIDDLGHCEFIEPELDRMYEIPQKIEEKLNRSIHVMEVSSYFNPAYPSTYVELVKKGTDVSLIITKPVFERLKKEYGTSLKEYLDRDNAKIFVCDYPVKVASSVVTDHFLALSLFYRNGIYHNHAMMSLEKTALKWGEDLFLHYMKNSKEIKEIE; encoded by the coding sequence ATGAAACTGGAACTACTGGGTACTCTGTTCCTTTCGGACAAAAGGAAAGACCTTCTTTTGCTACTGATGGAGGAACCCCGAAACATTGACGATATAAAAAACATACTCAATGTGACTTCAAGTGCGATTATGACCCAGGTCAAGATCCTCATCAGCCAGGGACTTATCATTCATGAGGACGACCTTTACAAACTCTCTGACATAGGGAAGGTAGTTGTTAAGAAAATGAGGCCTCTTCTGAACACCCTTGGCGTGTTTTCAGAGCATATGGACTACTGGGAAAACCACAACATCAACGCAATCCCTGTTCCTCTTCTGGACCGAATAGATGACCTCGGGCACTGTGAATTTATCGAACCCGAACTTGACAGGATGTATGAGATCCCCCAGAAAATAGAAGAAAAGCTGAACAGGTCAATACATGTTATGGAAGTTTCCTCTTATTTTAATCCAGCTTACCCGTCAACCTATGTAGAACTCGTGAAAAAAGGAACAGACGTATCTCTGATAATCACAAAACCGGTATTTGAAAGGCTGAAAAAGGAATACGGCACATCTCTCAAGGAATATCTGGATAGAGACAATGCAAAAATCTTCGTCTGCGACTACCCTGTAAAAGTAGCCTCAAGTGTGGTAACAGACCATTTTCTGGCACTTTCCCTCTTCTACAGAAACGGGATATACCACAACCATGCAATGATGAGTCTGGAAAAAACCGCCCTGAAATGGGGAGAAGACCTCTTTTTGCATTACATGAAAAATTCAAAGGAAATAAAGGAAATCGAATGA
- a CDS encoding GAF domain-containing protein, which translates to MRYIDDRTLIKRNEKGEIVHYQGIALDITERKLAEEMIKGQNLVLGQLASGAPLEEVLLLLIKNMEKIKPGSICSVMLLDREKKHLFYCVAPGLPWFYRQKTTGVEIGFGAASFGTAAFLRKRVTVDNIMEHPYWTEYRELAAEAGLKACWSEPVISSSGEVLGVISMYYGEVHRPEKEDLDFMKTNAQLAAIAVEHKLAEETLWESEHKFRTIFNNINDQLYIREPEGKNYMDVNQAVVNRLGYDKEEILKMEAEEIIPAEYWDSVRENLIKIQSEGSRVYNSGAVCEDGTIVPLEVSARIIDYDGKKTILSVARDITERKKAEAAQKLNESRLEALVKLNRMTGASLKEITDFAREEAVRLTDSKLGYLAFMDAYETSLIMHSWSKSAMEECTIEDKPFIYPIKTTGLWGEAIRQRKPIITNDYPAPSSLKKGYPKDHVHLTRHMNVPVFDGDRIVAVAGVGNKDEPYDESDLRQVTLLTQGMWQLIQRKQLEDALKTYSEDMSKVNDELRSLNRIKAEFMAESLPQIKVNYSDLMDFETLETIEDQQRKAIDAVINSSERLKQMVDSLLYLSLEQAGKIEYSFAKVEIKKILSDVYLNLVLLIDEKELKVEKELPANLPPIPGDKQKLTDLFTTLMSNAIKFTPQGGTLEVTAIEEKKNIHITVKDGGTGIHKRLIPHLFHRIYQVEDSMTRRYQGLESGFYICKNIVNAHEGEIWVESEEGSGTTVHVRLPKKNVKTGNVN; encoded by the coding sequence GTGCGATATATAGATGATAGGACCCTCATCAAAAGAAACGAGAAAGGAGAAATTGTTCATTACCAGGGGATCGCTCTGGACATCACAGAACGCAAGCTGGCCGAGGAGATGATAAAAGGACAGAATCTGGTGCTCGGACAGTTGGCTTCAGGAGCTCCACTCGAAGAAGTGCTTCTCCTTCTAATTAAAAATATGGAAAAGATCAAACCGGGATCTATATGCTCGGTAATGCTGCTTGACCGGGAGAAAAAGCATCTTTTTTACTGCGTTGCTCCAGGGCTTCCCTGGTTTTACAGGCAGAAGACGACTGGAGTCGAGATTGGTTTTGGAGCGGCTTCCTTCGGAACCGCAGCCTTCTTGAGAAAAAGGGTAACCGTAGATAATATAATGGAACACCCCTACTGGACTGAATACAGGGAGCTTGCAGCTGAGGCTGGATTGAAAGCCTGCTGGTCAGAACCTGTAATCTCATCCTCCGGAGAAGTCCTTGGTGTTATTTCCATGTACTACGGCGAGGTGCACAGGCCAGAAAAAGAAGACCTGGATTTTATGAAAACAAATGCCCAGCTGGCAGCTATCGCAGTAGAACATAAACTGGCAGAGGAGACTCTCTGGGAGTCCGAGCATAAGTTCAGGACCATTTTCAATAATATCAATGACCAGCTGTACATCCGCGAACCTGAAGGAAAAAATTACATGGATGTAAACCAGGCAGTGGTAAACCGGCTGGGATACGATAAAGAAGAGATCCTGAAAATGGAGGCTGAGGAGATAATTCCAGCCGAGTACTGGGACTCTGTCCGGGAAAATCTAATAAAAATCCAGAGCGAGGGATCCCGGGTATATAATTCAGGGGCGGTATGTGAGGACGGCACAATTGTTCCCCTTGAAGTCAGTGCCAGAATTATTGATTATGACGGCAAGAAAACGATTCTCTCGGTTGCCAGGGACATTACCGAGCGCAAAAAAGCCGAAGCTGCACAGAAACTTAACGAATCCAGGCTTGAAGCCCTTGTAAAACTTAACCGGATGACAGGGGCTTCCTTAAAAGAAATAACAGATTTTGCCCGCGAAGAAGCGGTAAGGCTTACAGACAGCAAACTCGGGTACCTCGCTTTTATGGACGCCTACGAGACTTCCCTGATTATGCATTCCTGGTCAAAGAGCGCAATGGAAGAATGCACAATCGAAGACAAACCCTTTATCTACCCTATAAAAACAACAGGGCTCTGGGGAGAGGCAATCCGGCAGCGTAAGCCCATTATAACCAACGATTATCCAGCTCCGAGTTCCCTGAAAAAAGGATATCCGAAAGACCATGTGCACCTTACCCGCCATATGAACGTGCCGGTTTTTGACGGGGACAGGATAGTTGCAGTTGCAGGAGTTGGGAATAAGGATGAGCCCTATGATGAATCAGACTTACGCCAGGTGACCCTTCTCACGCAGGGCATGTGGCAGCTTATCCAGAGAAAACAGCTTGAGGACGCCCTTAAAACCTACTCGGAAGATATGTCAAAAGTCAATGATGAACTCAGGTCCCTGAACCGGATAAAAGCGGAATTTATGGCTGAAAGCCTCCCCCAGATAAAGGTGAATTACAGCGACCTTATGGATTTCGAGACCCTGGAGACTATCGAAGACCAGCAGCGTAAAGCTATAGATGCTGTAATCAACAGTTCGGAGCGGTTGAAACAGATGGTGGATTCCCTGCTCTACCTGAGCCTTGAACAGGCAGGAAAGATAGAGTACTCTTTTGCCAAAGTAGAGATAAAGAAGATACTTTCTGATGTTTACCTTAACCTAGTCCTCCTGATAGATGAAAAAGAACTGAAGGTCGAAAAGGAACTGCCTGCAAACCTGCCACCCATCCCTGGCGACAAGCAAAAATTGACAGACCTCTTCACAACCCTCATGAGCAATGCCATCAAGTTCACACCTCAAGGGGGGACGCTGGAAGTAACAGCCATAGAAGAAAAAAAGAACATCCACATAACCGTAAAAGACGGGGGAACAGGCATTCATAAAAGGTTGATTCCTCACCTTTTCCACAGAATCTACCAGGTTGAAGATTCTATGACCCGCAGATACCAGGGACTTGAGTCTGGGTTCTATATCTGTAAAAACATTGTTAACGCCCATGAGGGGGAAATCTGGGTAGAAAGCGAGGAAGGTTCGGGAACCACAGTGCATGTCAGGCTTCCAAAAAAGAACGTTAAAACCGGAAATGTGAATTAA
- a CDS encoding PAS domain-containing protein, with protein sequence MKQFDINLESLINSSPVVIFLCKSTENWPVELITENIWQFGYTVEDFIFGNIRYLDIIHPEDIERVKSEIAGCLEKGFTELTQEYRIVTASEETRWIEVKVLIRRDGDGKVSHYQGTLCDVTQRKKAEESVQKALKKKNELKNVINSSPVFVFLCKPEEGWPVEFVSENITKLEYTPEDFTSGKIKFEDLIHPEDRERVRAEVAKFSKEGYKDCT encoded by the coding sequence ATGAAACAATTCGATATAAATCTGGAATCACTTATAAATAGCAGCCCTGTGGTCATTTTTTTGTGCAAATCAACAGAGAACTGGCCTGTGGAACTTATAACGGAAAACATCTGGCAGTTCGGCTACACAGTTGAAGACTTCATCTTCGGAAATATCCGGTATCTCGACATTATTCATCCTGAGGATATTGAAAGGGTAAAATCAGAGATTGCCGGATGCTTGGAAAAGGGATTCACCGAGTTGACACAGGAATACAGGATAGTGACCGCTTCGGAGGAAACGCGCTGGATTGAGGTAAAGGTTCTGATCCGGAGAGATGGGGATGGAAAAGTTAGCCATTACCAGGGCACCCTCTGCGATGTTACCCAGCGCAAAAAGGCAGAAGAGTCAGTGCAAAAGGCACTGAAAAAAAAGAATGAATTGAAAAACGTCATCAATAGCAGCCCTGTGTTTGTGTTTTTGTGCAAGCCGGAAGAAGGTTGGCCCGTTGAATTTGTTTCTGAAAATATCACAAAGCTGGAATACACCCCTGAAGATTTCACCTCCGGAAAAATAAAGTTTGAAGACCTGATACACCCTGAAGACCGTGAAAGAGTCCGTGCCGAAGTGGCAAAGTTTTCCAAAGAGGGATATAAGGACTGTACCTAG
- a CDS encoding phosphate uptake regulator PhoU, whose amino-acid sequence MTKDKRKVQFTGNSTYIVSLPIKWVRDIGIEAGDTLTLTPMPNKTLLVSSSVFPKDHSALKATIDYLHSDSAENNLRILISHYLVGYDVIRLITKKGFSAYDRKFIKDSVRQKLIGLELVEESRNELVFQCLLNYNDLPLGRVIKNMYGLVLSMLEDSMTALRDHNVEIAEDVIQRDDDVDRFYLLSVRQLKASIEDIELSEKIGIRHPRECLGYRLITKSIERVGDHAVKIATNVLKMDSGISTDDSIFKMSELSRKVFESSIDSMQEEDLQAINKIVVEAKKVSQFGVSLETKGEEGSGNIELSMILESLRRVSEYSADIAEVALNMNIKQV is encoded by the coding sequence ATTACCAAGGATAAACGAAAAGTCCAGTTTACCGGAAATTCTACCTATATAGTGTCCCTTCCCATAAAATGGGTCCGAGATATAGGGATCGAGGCTGGAGACACACTTACCCTTACGCCCATGCCTAACAAAACCCTGCTGGTTTCCTCCAGTGTGTTTCCAAAAGACCATTCTGCTCTTAAGGCAACTATAGATTACCTTCACTCCGATAGTGCGGAAAACAACTTGAGAATCCTTATTTCCCATTATCTGGTAGGTTATGACGTCATCAGGTTGATCACCAAGAAAGGTTTCAGCGCCTATGACCGCAAGTTTATAAAGGACTCTGTGCGCCAGAAACTTATAGGTCTGGAACTGGTGGAGGAATCCCGAAATGAACTTGTTTTCCAGTGCCTTCTGAACTACAACGACCTTCCTCTTGGCCGTGTTATCAAAAACATGTATGGGCTTGTCCTTTCCATGCTTGAGGACTCCATGACTGCCCTTCGGGACCACAATGTGGAGATCGCAGAGGATGTTATCCAGAGGGATGATGATGTGGACCGTTTCTATCTTCTTTCCGTCCGCCAGCTCAAAGCCTCAATCGAGGATATAGAATTGTCTGAAAAAATAGGAATTAGGCACCCGCGGGAATGTCTTGGGTACAGGCTTATTACCAAAAGCATAGAACGTGTAGGAGATCATGCGGTTAAGATAGCTACAAATGTACTTAAGATGGACTCCGGAATCAGTACTGATGACTCTATTTTCAAGATGTCTGAACTCTCCCGGAAAGTTTTTGAGAGCTCAATAGATTCAATGCAGGAAGAAGACCTACAGGCTATAAACAAAATCGTTGTTGAAGCTAAAAAAGTTTCCCAGTTTGGGGTTTCTCTTGAAACCAAGGGAGAAGAAGGCTCTGGCAATATCGAGCTCAGCATGATCCTGGAGAGCCTGCGGAGGGTTTCGGAATACAGCGCCGATATCGCAGAAGTTGCCCTTAACATGAACATAAAGCAGGTATAA
- a CDS encoding ABC transporter permease, translated as MKAVFYYFERDLVKWLRGRVTVISSLVMPAAWLVFVGLALPTKFTDNYLEFITPGILVMTTLFSSLQGGSLMIFDKILGFLNKFLAMPSPRESMLYGKILFISVRGLLQATVILLMATLLGVRVLNPINIVLIYLTLFLFSVFFSALSTMIGLYLSDHDSYAAVNSMISMPLFFTSSALMPYEVMPTWLRTMAKLNPVSYAIDSTRMLFEGVVPVYGILGLAAGAGIMVLLGTYQFRKAVV; from the coding sequence ATGAAAGCCGTATTCTACTATTTTGAAAGGGACCTCGTAAAATGGCTCAGAGGAAGGGTAACCGTTATTTCCTCACTTGTCATGCCTGCAGCCTGGCTGGTGTTTGTCGGGCTTGCCCTGCCTACAAAGTTTACTGATAACTATCTTGAGTTTATTACCCCCGGCATCCTTGTCATGACAACTCTCTTTTCCTCCCTGCAAGGTGGCTCCCTTATGATCTTTGATAAAATCCTGGGTTTTTTGAATAAATTCCTCGCCATGCCCTCCCCACGGGAAAGCATGCTGTACGGAAAAATCCTTTTTATCAGCGTAAGGGGCCTCCTACAGGCAACAGTGATCCTCCTGATGGCTACACTCCTTGGAGTAAGAGTACTGAACCCTATAAACATAGTTCTGATATATCTGACCCTGTTCCTGTTCTCAGTATTTTTCTCTGCCCTCTCAACCATGATAGGCCTATACTTAAGTGACCATGACAGCTATGCAGCCGTAAACAGCATGATCAGCATGCCGCTCTTTTTCACGAGCAGTGCACTTATGCCCTATGAGGTCATGCCTACCTGGTTAAGGACAATGGCAAAACTCAATCCTGTCAGCTATGCAATAGACAGTACAAGAATGCTATTTGAAGGTGTAGTGCCAGTGTACGGAATCCTTGGACTCGCAGCAGGAGCCGGAATCATGGTTCTCCTCGGAACATATCAGTTCCGGAAGGCAGTTGTGTGA
- a CDS encoding ABC transporter ATP-binding protein, giving the protein MIEIKKLSRSFGNLIAVDNLDLDVGNEIFGLLGPNGAGKSTTVMILTTLLKPSSGTAKVCGYDVVRDSKKVRSKISYVPQDMAVDRKLTGRENVMLFAKLYGVPNRNSKVDEVLEMMALSDRAGDLVKTYSGGMRRRLELAQALVHEPEVLFLDEPTLGLDISGRRKIWEHIRMLKAEGMTIFMTTHYLEEAEKYCNRVAIIDKGRITAVGSPENLISCIGENASLNDVFLEKVKTPEEQAGFNSTQYRNLLRRR; this is encoded by the coding sequence GTGATAGAAATAAAAAAATTATCCCGGTCCTTCGGAAACCTGATTGCTGTTGATAATCTCGACCTTGATGTTGGAAACGAGATATTTGGCCTCCTGGGTCCCAACGGGGCAGGCAAAAGTACGACAGTAATGATACTTACAACCTTGCTAAAACCCAGCAGCGGAACTGCAAAGGTCTGCGGGTATGATGTTGTAAGGGACTCAAAAAAAGTGAGGTCAAAGATAAGCTATGTCCCCCAGGACATGGCAGTGGACCGAAAGCTCACAGGCAGGGAAAATGTGATGCTTTTTGCAAAGCTCTATGGAGTTCCGAACCGAAACTCAAAAGTTGATGAAGTGCTTGAAATGATGGCCCTCTCGGACCGTGCAGGCGACCTTGTCAAAACATACTCGGGAGGAATGAGAAGGCGCCTTGAACTTGCTCAGGCGCTTGTGCACGAACCTGAAGTTCTTTTTCTGGACGAACCCACCCTCGGCCTGGACATAAGCGGCAGAAGGAAGATCTGGGAGCATATCAGGATGTTGAAAGCCGAAGGGATGACCATATTCATGACCACCCATTACCTCGAGGAAGCAGAAAAGTACTGCAACAGGGTCGCCATTATTGATAAAGGCAGAATCACGGCTGTTGGCTCCCCGGAAAACCTGATAAGCTGTATAGGAGAAAATGCTTCTCTTAATGATGTTTTCCTTGAGAAAGTCAAAACCCCTGAAGAGCAGGCAGGGTTCAATTCAACCCAGTATAGAAACCTTCTGAGGCGGAGATAA
- a CDS encoding energy-coupling factor transporter transmembrane protein EcfT: MIGARSIAEPTIKNTVIHRMDPRAKILILISTAFVAVTLDNPETMLLLFLIILSGFALARMPAIKLKTLALLLVLLIWGTIYSQALFYSQLPRTVIFTIISPDFPFMGWLTNGGLFVYEEGLRHGAIQGLRSASILSLGLLMCWTTDSRDMLNGLVGLRVPYSVAFMVVTAVRFLPIIITEVLTVVTVQRLRGFNPKRFGSGIVRTSLNILTPTLSNCVRRTGTLAVSIQSRAFRANPDRTYLKKLKFSELDKAMVTACIFAAISIVIIKLLYNMYTSGIYYTSGLRPVYAIARGYL; encoded by the coding sequence ATGATAGGTGCCAGATCAATTGCAGAACCAACGATTAAAAACACAGTTATTCATAGAATGGATCCGCGGGCAAAGATCCTGATCCTTATTTCCACGGCTTTTGTAGCAGTAACCCTGGACAATCCCGAAACCATGCTTCTGCTGTTTCTGATCATACTTTCCGGATTCGCACTTGCAAGAATGCCGGCAATAAAACTCAAAACCCTGGCTCTATTACTCGTGCTTTTGATCTGGGGGACTATCTACTCCCAGGCCCTTTTTTATTCCCAGCTTCCAAGAACCGTGATTTTTACCATAATAAGTCCTGACTTTCCGTTTATGGGATGGCTGACAAACGGAGGGCTGTTCGTATATGAAGAAGGGCTCCGACACGGCGCAATTCAGGGTTTAAGGTCGGCTTCAATCCTGTCCCTTGGGTTGTTGATGTGCTGGACCACGGACTCGAGAGATATGCTAAACGGCCTGGTGGGACTCAGGGTCCCTTACAGTGTGGCCTTTATGGTGGTAACAGCAGTCAGGTTCCTGCCAATAATAATCACTGAGGTCCTCACTGTAGTTACAGTCCAGAGGCTCAGGGGTTTTAATCCTAAAAGGTTCGGGTCCGGGATTGTCAGGACATCACTGAATATACTGACACCGACGCTCTCAAACTGCGTAAGAAGAACAGGCACCCTTGCAGTTTCGATCCAGAGCCGGGCTTTTCGGGCAAATCCAGATAGGACATACCTCAAAAAACTAAAGTTTTCGGAACTTGATAAGGCAATGGTCACGGCATGTATTTTTGCTGCCATAAGTATTGTCATCATAAAGCTTCTTTATAATATGTACACAAGTGGAATTTACTATACTTCAGGTTTAAGGCCTGTTTATGCAATTGCAAGGGGATACCTGTGA
- a CDS encoding ABC transporter ATP-binding protein — MKQNKGDTVIEIKDLWYTYPGRTDPTLKGINLKIEEGEFVLLTGPTGCGKSTLLKTLNGIIPHESGGIFSGSIRVNRMETRDSNQMELSRRVGLVFQNPDDQIFSTTVEDEVAFGPENLCMEREEIDKKVEEALRMVGMSGHRQDSTNSLSGGQKQRICIASTLAMMPEILAMDEPVSQMDPLGTREVLNTVRELNRKLKITILLVEHRLHELVPFADRIVIMDDGKIIFDQPTSKAFDHLDVFHRLGLRVPEPVELCHRLEIRASPLSVREALAVLDRKNFKENMKTPQFFLNQENTEAQSETRTGSPENNDSIGKNDSIISIRDMWSGYEKNKMVLKGINLEICKGERVAVMGTNGSGKSTLLLNLAAILKPYKGSVKIFKKDTRSRNPYSFAGRIGFVFQNPDLMLFCNSAEEEAKFGPVQLKYKNIEERARTSLEAMSILNLKQDLPQSLSKGQRLRTAVASVLSINPEIILLDEPTTGQDRVNIEQMMNYLKNNRTTLVFCTHDIEIAMLYATRILVMNEGRIIANGKGREVIKNIEILRKASLTQPPVVEIAKYLGLDAFSVTELVEMLTRRTSEVIKC; from the coding sequence GTGAAGCAGAATAAAGGTGATACAGTGATAGAGATCAAAGACCTGTGGTACACCTATCCCGGAAGAACAGACCCGACGTTAAAAGGGATCAATCTGAAAATAGAGGAGGGGGAATTCGTCCTCCTGACAGGACCTACCGGCTGCGGGAAGAGCACTTTACTCAAAACCCTAAACGGTATAATCCCCCATGAATCCGGAGGGATATTTTCAGGCAGCATCCGGGTCAACAGGATGGAAACCAGAGATTCAAACCAGATGGAGCTTTCAAGAAGGGTGGGCCTTGTTTTCCAGAACCCAGATGACCAGATCTTTTCTACGACCGTTGAGGACGAGGTAGCCTTTGGACCCGAAAACCTCTGCATGGAGAGAGAAGAGATTGATAAGAAGGTAGAAGAAGCCCTTCGGATGGTTGGGATGTCCGGACACAGACAGGATTCCACGAATTCGCTTTCCGGGGGACAGAAACAGAGGATCTGCATTGCAAGCACGCTTGCGATGATGCCTGAAATCCTTGCCATGGATGAGCCTGTAAGCCAAATGGACCCTCTGGGCACCCGGGAGGTCCTGAATACTGTGAGGGAACTTAACAGGAAACTGAAGATAACCATTCTGCTGGTTGAGCACAGGCTGCACGAACTTGTACCCTTTGCAGACAGGATTGTCATAATGGATGACGGAAAAATAATCTTTGACCAGCCCACTTCAAAAGCTTTTGATCATCTCGATGTATTTCACAGGCTGGGGCTACGGGTTCCTGAGCCTGTAGAACTCTGCCACAGACTGGAAATAAGGGCAAGTCCCCTCAGTGTCAGGGAAGCTCTTGCCGTTCTGGACAGGAAAAACTTTAAAGAAAATATGAAAACTCCTCAGTTCTTTCTAAACCAAGAAAATACTGAAGCACAATCTGAAACACGAACTGGCTCTCCCGAAAATAATGATTCTATAGGAAAGAATGACTCTATAATATCTATCCGGGACATGTGGTCCGGATATGAAAAAAACAAGATGGTGCTTAAAGGCATAAATCTGGAAATCTGTAAAGGCGAAAGAGTTGCAGTAATGGGTACAAATGGCTCAGGCAAATCAACCCTGCTTTTGAACCTTGCAGCCATACTTAAACCATACAAAGGAAGTGTAAAGATCTTTAAGAAGGACACCAGATCCAGAAATCCATATTCCTTTGCAGGCAGAATCGGGTTCGTGTTCCAGAACCCAGACCTTATGCTCTTCTGTAATTCAGCTGAGGAAGAAGCGAAATTCGGACCGGTCCAGTTAAAGTACAAAAATATCGAGGAAAGGGCAAGGACCTCACTTGAAGCCATGTCAATTCTAAACCTCAAGCAGGACCTCCCCCAGTCCCTGAGCAAGGGGCAAAGACTCAGGACAGCCGTTGCCTCGGTACTTTCCATAAATCCTGAAATCATTCTCCTTGACGAACCTACAACAGGGCAGGACAGAGTAAATATAGAACAGATGATGAATTATTTAAAAAATAACCGTACCACCCTGGTTTTCTGTACCCATGATATCGAAATTGCAATGCTCTATGCTACAAGAATCCTTGTGATGAATGAGGGCCGGATTATAGCAAATGGAAAGGGAAGAGAGGTCATAAAGAACATCGAGATCCTCAGGAAAGCCTCCCTTACCCAACCTCCTGTAGTTGAAATTGCTAAATATCTGGGACTGGACGCCTTTTCAGTCACAGAACTTGTGGAAATGCTGACCCGTAGAACTTCTGAAGTGATAAAATGCTGA